The Gouania willdenowi chromosome 3, fGouWil2.1, whole genome shotgun sequence genome includes a region encoding these proteins:
- the gpatch1 gene encoding G patch domain-containing protein 1 isoform X2 yields MAADSDGEEDFVSYGTALEPLEEDEPLKKPIPLHEQTVTDEKGRYKRFHGAFTGGFSAGYFNTVGSKEGWTPSTFKSSRQQKAEKQHARPARPEDFMDEEDFGEHGIAPTEIHRSDEFASGCRNETAEMARAVNAQASLIPGDTLLEGFIRAASSSIGVELLRRMGWKEGQGVGPRVKRKARKQTSDSSRAYGCVLPPGGSEESEDDEEFAPENVTFAPKDVTPVDFTPRLGVQGLGYRGLDPGMALLGQAVPEHVDLFRPQSESRSKLFGESSRGKRRGGVAGQAFGIGALEDDDDEEVYHKDSMSRYDTVLAEEDPGDSLFGWTAPQQYGKTKGRSRDASYLGKILEGFTLAQKPVEQKTIFPPPILPSNYRPMHRRPGVEVSRMSGISSALAEALRTSRGHMVTEDPQKGGRHQLDAGQRGALLGESTQQAGPGSVMDLLRPEDRQRLLNLRNSSNPPAAQITTPDTQSALRAAVAMASGMAAAASSGLRQQQEALAAWKGKTSTQTFRPFENIPSKQARYEQYVSRLKQGDQDALEQSLDSGMTEWERSREREEFVRASILYRPSSSSLSSRFTSAKQQEDDNQVEVSRDEEGDVDDKEAAAKMKMFGKLTRESFEWHPDKLLCKRFNVPHPYPESVMVGLPKVKRDKFSVFNFLTVSDSQQLIAPKKPPETVKKSRWDMSERKQSDPLSELLSTARNQAECKQEPNESPDAPPAVPETVSSSHNTATKKTKKKSANQESSDEEEEEEEEEEEEEEEEEEEEEEEIRPPMDLFKAIFSGSSDQDSSSSEEEGDKAEEEKKGKTDANHLNLFSIGTTSASTPTASASTASASTPTLTPASSSTLTAATSQSHALQEEEFGPKLPPPSTAPYRGGITTQEETPSRKSKEKKHKKKKKHHKHKKDKKKKEKKKHKQQKKSKTEVSDSSDEDEEKKDGEEGKISSDELLQRLKSIRSLQS; encoded by the exons ATGGCGGCTGACAGTGATGGTGAAGAGGACTTTGTGTCTTACGGGACTGCTCTGGAGCCCTTGGAGGAAG ACGAGCCGTTGAAGAAGCCCATCCCGCTGCACGAGCAGACAGTGACGGACGAGAAGGGACGATACAAGCGCTTTCATGGAGCGTTCACCGGTGGATTCTCCGCCGGATACTTCAACACAGTCGGCTCTAAAGAAG GTTGGACTCCTTCCACCTTTAAGTCGTCCCGGCAGCAGAAAGCTGAGAAACAACATGCCAGACCTGCCAGACCCGAGGACTTCATGGACGAGGAG GACTTTGGCGAGCACGGCATTGCACCTACAGAGATCCACCGCAGCGACGAGTTTGCATCGGGCTGCAGAAATGAAACAGCTGAGATGGCACGAGCTGTGAACGCTCAGGCGTCCCTGATTCCCGGAGACACTCTGCTGGAGGGCTTCATCAGAGCTGCCAG CTCGTCCATCGGGGTGGAGCTGCTGAGGCGGATGGGGTGGAAGGAGGGTCAGGGCGTGGGCCCCCGTGTGAAGAGGAAAGCTCGTAAACAGACAA GTGACAGCTCCAGAGCTTACGGCTGTGTGCTGCCACCTGGTGGATCGGAGGAATCGGAG GATGATGAGGAGTTCGCTCCAGAGAACGTGACCTTTGCCCCAAAGGATGTGACCCCAGTAGACTTCACCCCCCGGCTGGGCGTTCAGGGTTTGGGTTACCGTGGCCTGGACCCCGGGATGGCTCTCCTTGGCCAGGCGGTGCCCGAACACGTTGACCTGTTCAGACCCCAGTCAGAGAGCAGGAGTAAGCTGTTCGGAGAGTCTTCTCGGGGGAAAAGGCGAGGGGGCGTGGCTGGGCAG GCTTTTGGCATCGGAGCGttagaggatgatgatgatgaagaggttTACCACAAAGACTCCATGTCTCGCTACGACACTGTCCTGGCAGAGGAGGACCCAGGGGACAGCCTATTCGGCTGGACGGCGCCCCAACAATACGGCAAAACAAAAG GCAGGAGCAGAGACGCCTCGTACCTCGGGAAGATCCTGGAAGGCTTCACGTTGGCCCAGAAACCAGTCGAGCAGAAAACG ATCTTTCCTCCACCGATACTTCCCAGCAACTACCGCCCAATGCATCGCCGTCCTGGCGTTGAAGTTTCACGAATGTCCGGGATCAGTTCGGCACTTGCTGAAGCCCTCAGGACCTCCAGAGGTCACATGGTCACCGAGGACCCCCAGAAAGGAGGACGGCACCAGCTAGATGCTGGCCAGAGGGGGGCGCTGCTGGGAGAGAGCACTCAGCAGG CAGGTCCTGGGTCAGTCATGGACCTGCTGAGGCCCGAGGACCGACAGCGTCTGCTCAACCTTCGCAACTCCTCCAACCCTCCAGCCGCACAAATCACCACCCCCGACACCCAAAGTGCCCTGAGGGCAGCCGTCGCCATGGCATCAGGGATGGCGGCGGCAGCCTCTTCTGGCCTACGGCAGCAGCAGGAAGCCTTGGCGGCGTGGAAAGGAAAAACATCCACGCAGACCTTTAGGCCATTTGAGAACATCCCGAGCAAACAGGCTCGATACGAGCAGTACGTGAGCCGCCTCAAACAAGGAGACCAAG ATGCTCTGGAACAGAGTTTGGATTCTGGTATGACTGAGTGGGAGCGTAGCAGGGAGAGGGAGGAGTTTGTCCGAGCCTCCATTCTCTACCGACCCTCGTCTTCCTCGCTGTCGTCTCGCTTCACCAGCGCCAAACAGCAGGAGGATGACAACCAGGTGGAGGTCAGCAGAGACGAGGAG GGTGACGTGGATGACAAAGAGGCAGCAGCAAAGATGAAGATGTTCGGAAAACTAACCAGAGAGTCGTTTGAGTGGCATCCAGACAAACTGCTGTGCAAGAGGTTCAACGTCCCCCACCCTTATCCTGA GTCAGTGATGGTTGGTCTGCCCAAAGTCAAAAGAGACAAGTTTTCAGTCTTCAACTTCCTGACAGTAAGCGATAGCCAACAGCTAATAG CACCTAAGAAGCCTCCAGAGACCGTGAAGAAGTCCAGGTGGGACATGTCGGAGCGGAAACAGAGCGACCCGCTGAGCGAGCTCCTGAGCACGGCACGAAACCAGGCCGAGTGTAAACAGGAGCCAAATGAGTCTCCTGATGCACCTCCTGCTGTGCCTGAAACCGTCAGCTCAAGTCACAACACAGCtaccaaaaaaacaaag AAAAAGTCAGCGAATCAGGAAAGTTcagatgaggaagaggaggaggaggaagaagaagaagaagaggaggaggaggaggaggaggaggaagaggaggagatcAGGCCTCCCATGGATCTATTTAAGGCCATCTTCTCCGGCTCCTCCGACCAGGATTCGTCCTCCTCTGAGGAAGAGGGCGACAAagcagaggaggaaaaaaaaggaaagacagaCGCAAACCACCTGAACCTTTTCAGCATCGGCACAACCTCAGCGTCCACTCCCACAGCCTCAGCGTCCACAGCCTCAGCGTCCACTCCTACACTCACCCCCGCTTCCTCCTCAACGCTCACAG CAGCCACTTCTCAGAGCCACGCccttcaggaggaggagtttggaCCCAAGCTGCCGCCTCCGTCAACTGCTCCCT ACAGAGGAGGCATCACTACTCAGGAGGAGACACCCAGCAGGAAGAGCaaggagaagaaacacaagaagaagaagaagcatcaCAAACACAAGAAGGACAAAAAG aagaaagaaaaaaagaagcacaAACAGCAAAAGAAGAGTAAAACGGAGGTGTCGGACAGCAGCGACGAAGACGAGGAGAAGAAAGACGGCGAGGAAGGAAAGATTTCTTCTGACGAGCTACTGCAAAG ACTGAAGAGCATCCGGTCACTTCAGAGCTAA
- the gpatch1 gene encoding G patch domain-containing protein 1 isoform X3 produces the protein MAADSDGEEDFVSYGTALEPLEEDEPLKKPIPLHEQTVTDEKGRYKRFHGAFTGGFSAGYFNTVGSKEGWTPSTFKSSRQQKAEKQHARPARPEDFMDEEDFGEHGIAPTEIHRSDEFASGCRNETAEMARAVNAQASLIPGDTLLEGFIRAASSSIGVELLRRMGWKEGQGVGPRVKRKARKQTSDSSRAYGCVLPPGGSEESEDDEEFAPENVTFAPKDVTPVDFTPRLGVQGLGYRGLDPGMALLGQAVPEHVDLFRPQSESRSKLFGESSRGKRRGGVAGQAFGIGALEDDDDEEVYHKDSMSRYDTVLAEEDPGDSLFGWTAPQQYGKTKGRSRDASYLGKILEGFTLAQKPVEQKTIFPPPILPSNYRPMHRRPGVEVSRMSGISSALAEALRTSRGHMVTEDPQKGGRHQLDAGQRGALLGESTQQAGPGSVMDLLRPEDRQRLLNLRNSSNPPAAQITTPDTQSALRAAVAMASGMAAAASSGLRQQQEALAAWKGKTSTQTFRPFENIPSKQARYEQYVSRLKQGDQDALEQSLDSGMTEWERSREREEFVRASILYRPSSSSLSSRFTSAKQQEDDNQVEVSRDEEGDVDDKEAAAKMKMFGKLTRESFEWHPDKLLCKRFNVPHPYPESVMVGLPKVKRDKFSVFNFLTVSDSQQLIAPKKPPETVKKSRWDMSERKQSDPLSELLSTARNQAECKQEPNESPDAPPAVPETVSSSHNTATKKTKKKSANQESSDEEEEEEEEEEEEEEEEEEEEEEEIRPPMDLFKAIFSGSSDQDSSSSEEEGDKAEEEKKGKTDANHLNLFSIGTTSASTPTASASTASASTPTLTPASSSTLTATSQSHALQEEEFGPKLPPPSTAPYRGGITTQEETPSRKSKEKKHKKKKKHHKHKKDKKKKKEKKKHKQQKKSKTEVSDSSDEDEEKKDGEEGKISSDELLQRLKSIRSLQS, from the exons ATGGCGGCTGACAGTGATGGTGAAGAGGACTTTGTGTCTTACGGGACTGCTCTGGAGCCCTTGGAGGAAG ACGAGCCGTTGAAGAAGCCCATCCCGCTGCACGAGCAGACAGTGACGGACGAGAAGGGACGATACAAGCGCTTTCATGGAGCGTTCACCGGTGGATTCTCCGCCGGATACTTCAACACAGTCGGCTCTAAAGAAG GTTGGACTCCTTCCACCTTTAAGTCGTCCCGGCAGCAGAAAGCTGAGAAACAACATGCCAGACCTGCCAGACCCGAGGACTTCATGGACGAGGAG GACTTTGGCGAGCACGGCATTGCACCTACAGAGATCCACCGCAGCGACGAGTTTGCATCGGGCTGCAGAAATGAAACAGCTGAGATGGCACGAGCTGTGAACGCTCAGGCGTCCCTGATTCCCGGAGACACTCTGCTGGAGGGCTTCATCAGAGCTGCCAG CTCGTCCATCGGGGTGGAGCTGCTGAGGCGGATGGGGTGGAAGGAGGGTCAGGGCGTGGGCCCCCGTGTGAAGAGGAAAGCTCGTAAACAGACAA GTGACAGCTCCAGAGCTTACGGCTGTGTGCTGCCACCTGGTGGATCGGAGGAATCGGAG GATGATGAGGAGTTCGCTCCAGAGAACGTGACCTTTGCCCCAAAGGATGTGACCCCAGTAGACTTCACCCCCCGGCTGGGCGTTCAGGGTTTGGGTTACCGTGGCCTGGACCCCGGGATGGCTCTCCTTGGCCAGGCGGTGCCCGAACACGTTGACCTGTTCAGACCCCAGTCAGAGAGCAGGAGTAAGCTGTTCGGAGAGTCTTCTCGGGGGAAAAGGCGAGGGGGCGTGGCTGGGCAG GCTTTTGGCATCGGAGCGttagaggatgatgatgatgaagaggttTACCACAAAGACTCCATGTCTCGCTACGACACTGTCCTGGCAGAGGAGGACCCAGGGGACAGCCTATTCGGCTGGACGGCGCCCCAACAATACGGCAAAACAAAAG GCAGGAGCAGAGACGCCTCGTACCTCGGGAAGATCCTGGAAGGCTTCACGTTGGCCCAGAAACCAGTCGAGCAGAAAACG ATCTTTCCTCCACCGATACTTCCCAGCAACTACCGCCCAATGCATCGCCGTCCTGGCGTTGAAGTTTCACGAATGTCCGGGATCAGTTCGGCACTTGCTGAAGCCCTCAGGACCTCCAGAGGTCACATGGTCACCGAGGACCCCCAGAAAGGAGGACGGCACCAGCTAGATGCTGGCCAGAGGGGGGCGCTGCTGGGAGAGAGCACTCAGCAGG CAGGTCCTGGGTCAGTCATGGACCTGCTGAGGCCCGAGGACCGACAGCGTCTGCTCAACCTTCGCAACTCCTCCAACCCTCCAGCCGCACAAATCACCACCCCCGACACCCAAAGTGCCCTGAGGGCAGCCGTCGCCATGGCATCAGGGATGGCGGCGGCAGCCTCTTCTGGCCTACGGCAGCAGCAGGAAGCCTTGGCGGCGTGGAAAGGAAAAACATCCACGCAGACCTTTAGGCCATTTGAGAACATCCCGAGCAAACAGGCTCGATACGAGCAGTACGTGAGCCGCCTCAAACAAGGAGACCAAG ATGCTCTGGAACAGAGTTTGGATTCTGGTATGACTGAGTGGGAGCGTAGCAGGGAGAGGGAGGAGTTTGTCCGAGCCTCCATTCTCTACCGACCCTCGTCTTCCTCGCTGTCGTCTCGCTTCACCAGCGCCAAACAGCAGGAGGATGACAACCAGGTGGAGGTCAGCAGAGACGAGGAG GGTGACGTGGATGACAAAGAGGCAGCAGCAAAGATGAAGATGTTCGGAAAACTAACCAGAGAGTCGTTTGAGTGGCATCCAGACAAACTGCTGTGCAAGAGGTTCAACGTCCCCCACCCTTATCCTGA GTCAGTGATGGTTGGTCTGCCCAAAGTCAAAAGAGACAAGTTTTCAGTCTTCAACTTCCTGACAGTAAGCGATAGCCAACAGCTAATAG CACCTAAGAAGCCTCCAGAGACCGTGAAGAAGTCCAGGTGGGACATGTCGGAGCGGAAACAGAGCGACCCGCTGAGCGAGCTCCTGAGCACGGCACGAAACCAGGCCGAGTGTAAACAGGAGCCAAATGAGTCTCCTGATGCACCTCCTGCTGTGCCTGAAACCGTCAGCTCAAGTCACAACACAGCtaccaaaaaaacaaag AAAAAGTCAGCGAATCAGGAAAGTTcagatgaggaagaggaggaggaggaagaagaagaagaagaggaggaggaggaggaggaggaggaagaggaggagatcAGGCCTCCCATGGATCTATTTAAGGCCATCTTCTCCGGCTCCTCCGACCAGGATTCGTCCTCCTCTGAGGAAGAGGGCGACAAagcagaggaggaaaaaaaaggaaagacagaCGCAAACCACCTGAACCTTTTCAGCATCGGCACAACCTCAGCGTCCACTCCCACAGCCTCAGCGTCCACAGCCTCAGCGTCCACTCCTACACTCACCCCCGCTTCCTCCTCAACGCTCACAG CCACTTCTCAGAGCCACGCccttcaggaggaggagtttggaCCCAAGCTGCCGCCTCCGTCAACTGCTCCCT ACAGAGGAGGCATCACTACTCAGGAGGAGACACCCAGCAGGAAGAGCaaggagaagaaacacaagaagaagaagaagcatcaCAAACACAAGAAGGACAAAAAG aagaagaaagaaaaaaagaagcacaAACAGCAAAAGAAGAGTAAAACGGAGGTGTCGGACAGCAGCGACGAAGACGAGGAGAAGAAAGACGGCGAGGAAGGAAAGATTTCTTCTGACGAGCTACTGCAAAG ACTGAAGAGCATCCGGTCACTTCAGAGCTAA
- the gpatch1 gene encoding G patch domain-containing protein 1 isoform X1, translating to MAADSDGEEDFVSYGTALEPLEEDEPLKKPIPLHEQTVTDEKGRYKRFHGAFTGGFSAGYFNTVGSKEGWTPSTFKSSRQQKAEKQHARPARPEDFMDEEDFGEHGIAPTEIHRSDEFASGCRNETAEMARAVNAQASLIPGDTLLEGFIRAASSSIGVELLRRMGWKEGQGVGPRVKRKARKQTSDSSRAYGCVLPPGGSEESEDDEEFAPENVTFAPKDVTPVDFTPRLGVQGLGYRGLDPGMALLGQAVPEHVDLFRPQSESRSKLFGESSRGKRRGGVAGQAFGIGALEDDDDEEVYHKDSMSRYDTVLAEEDPGDSLFGWTAPQQYGKTKGRSRDASYLGKILEGFTLAQKPVEQKTIFPPPILPSNYRPMHRRPGVEVSRMSGISSALAEALRTSRGHMVTEDPQKGGRHQLDAGQRGALLGESTQQAGPGSVMDLLRPEDRQRLLNLRNSSNPPAAQITTPDTQSALRAAVAMASGMAAAASSGLRQQQEALAAWKGKTSTQTFRPFENIPSKQARYEQYVSRLKQGDQDALEQSLDSGMTEWERSREREEFVRASILYRPSSSSLSSRFTSAKQQEDDNQVEVSRDEEGDVDDKEAAAKMKMFGKLTRESFEWHPDKLLCKRFNVPHPYPESVMVGLPKVKRDKFSVFNFLTVSDSQQLIAPKKPPETVKKSRWDMSERKQSDPLSELLSTARNQAECKQEPNESPDAPPAVPETVSSSHNTATKKTKKKSANQESSDEEEEEEEEEEEEEEEEEEEEEEEIRPPMDLFKAIFSGSSDQDSSSSEEEGDKAEEEKKGKTDANHLNLFSIGTTSASTPTASASTASASTPTLTPASSSTLTAATSQSHALQEEEFGPKLPPPSTAPYRGGITTQEETPSRKSKEKKHKKKKKHHKHKKDKKKKKEKKKHKQQKKSKTEVSDSSDEDEEKKDGEEGKISSDELLQRLKSIRSLQS from the exons ATGGCGGCTGACAGTGATGGTGAAGAGGACTTTGTGTCTTACGGGACTGCTCTGGAGCCCTTGGAGGAAG ACGAGCCGTTGAAGAAGCCCATCCCGCTGCACGAGCAGACAGTGACGGACGAGAAGGGACGATACAAGCGCTTTCATGGAGCGTTCACCGGTGGATTCTCCGCCGGATACTTCAACACAGTCGGCTCTAAAGAAG GTTGGACTCCTTCCACCTTTAAGTCGTCCCGGCAGCAGAAAGCTGAGAAACAACATGCCAGACCTGCCAGACCCGAGGACTTCATGGACGAGGAG GACTTTGGCGAGCACGGCATTGCACCTACAGAGATCCACCGCAGCGACGAGTTTGCATCGGGCTGCAGAAATGAAACAGCTGAGATGGCACGAGCTGTGAACGCTCAGGCGTCCCTGATTCCCGGAGACACTCTGCTGGAGGGCTTCATCAGAGCTGCCAG CTCGTCCATCGGGGTGGAGCTGCTGAGGCGGATGGGGTGGAAGGAGGGTCAGGGCGTGGGCCCCCGTGTGAAGAGGAAAGCTCGTAAACAGACAA GTGACAGCTCCAGAGCTTACGGCTGTGTGCTGCCACCTGGTGGATCGGAGGAATCGGAG GATGATGAGGAGTTCGCTCCAGAGAACGTGACCTTTGCCCCAAAGGATGTGACCCCAGTAGACTTCACCCCCCGGCTGGGCGTTCAGGGTTTGGGTTACCGTGGCCTGGACCCCGGGATGGCTCTCCTTGGCCAGGCGGTGCCCGAACACGTTGACCTGTTCAGACCCCAGTCAGAGAGCAGGAGTAAGCTGTTCGGAGAGTCTTCTCGGGGGAAAAGGCGAGGGGGCGTGGCTGGGCAG GCTTTTGGCATCGGAGCGttagaggatgatgatgatgaagaggttTACCACAAAGACTCCATGTCTCGCTACGACACTGTCCTGGCAGAGGAGGACCCAGGGGACAGCCTATTCGGCTGGACGGCGCCCCAACAATACGGCAAAACAAAAG GCAGGAGCAGAGACGCCTCGTACCTCGGGAAGATCCTGGAAGGCTTCACGTTGGCCCAGAAACCAGTCGAGCAGAAAACG ATCTTTCCTCCACCGATACTTCCCAGCAACTACCGCCCAATGCATCGCCGTCCTGGCGTTGAAGTTTCACGAATGTCCGGGATCAGTTCGGCACTTGCTGAAGCCCTCAGGACCTCCAGAGGTCACATGGTCACCGAGGACCCCCAGAAAGGAGGACGGCACCAGCTAGATGCTGGCCAGAGGGGGGCGCTGCTGGGAGAGAGCACTCAGCAGG CAGGTCCTGGGTCAGTCATGGACCTGCTGAGGCCCGAGGACCGACAGCGTCTGCTCAACCTTCGCAACTCCTCCAACCCTCCAGCCGCACAAATCACCACCCCCGACACCCAAAGTGCCCTGAGGGCAGCCGTCGCCATGGCATCAGGGATGGCGGCGGCAGCCTCTTCTGGCCTACGGCAGCAGCAGGAAGCCTTGGCGGCGTGGAAAGGAAAAACATCCACGCAGACCTTTAGGCCATTTGAGAACATCCCGAGCAAACAGGCTCGATACGAGCAGTACGTGAGCCGCCTCAAACAAGGAGACCAAG ATGCTCTGGAACAGAGTTTGGATTCTGGTATGACTGAGTGGGAGCGTAGCAGGGAGAGGGAGGAGTTTGTCCGAGCCTCCATTCTCTACCGACCCTCGTCTTCCTCGCTGTCGTCTCGCTTCACCAGCGCCAAACAGCAGGAGGATGACAACCAGGTGGAGGTCAGCAGAGACGAGGAG GGTGACGTGGATGACAAAGAGGCAGCAGCAAAGATGAAGATGTTCGGAAAACTAACCAGAGAGTCGTTTGAGTGGCATCCAGACAAACTGCTGTGCAAGAGGTTCAACGTCCCCCACCCTTATCCTGA GTCAGTGATGGTTGGTCTGCCCAAAGTCAAAAGAGACAAGTTTTCAGTCTTCAACTTCCTGACAGTAAGCGATAGCCAACAGCTAATAG CACCTAAGAAGCCTCCAGAGACCGTGAAGAAGTCCAGGTGGGACATGTCGGAGCGGAAACAGAGCGACCCGCTGAGCGAGCTCCTGAGCACGGCACGAAACCAGGCCGAGTGTAAACAGGAGCCAAATGAGTCTCCTGATGCACCTCCTGCTGTGCCTGAAACCGTCAGCTCAAGTCACAACACAGCtaccaaaaaaacaaag AAAAAGTCAGCGAATCAGGAAAGTTcagatgaggaagaggaggaggaggaagaagaagaagaagaggaggaggaggaggaggaggaggaagaggaggagatcAGGCCTCCCATGGATCTATTTAAGGCCATCTTCTCCGGCTCCTCCGACCAGGATTCGTCCTCCTCTGAGGAAGAGGGCGACAAagcagaggaggaaaaaaaaggaaagacagaCGCAAACCACCTGAACCTTTTCAGCATCGGCACAACCTCAGCGTCCACTCCCACAGCCTCAGCGTCCACAGCCTCAGCGTCCACTCCTACACTCACCCCCGCTTCCTCCTCAACGCTCACAG CAGCCACTTCTCAGAGCCACGCccttcaggaggaggagtttggaCCCAAGCTGCCGCCTCCGTCAACTGCTCCCT ACAGAGGAGGCATCACTACTCAGGAGGAGACACCCAGCAGGAAGAGCaaggagaagaaacacaagaagaagaagaagcatcaCAAACACAAGAAGGACAAAAAG aagaagaaagaaaaaaagaagcacaAACAGCAAAAGAAGAGTAAAACGGAGGTGTCGGACAGCAGCGACGAAGACGAGGAGAAGAAAGACGGCGAGGAAGGAAAGATTTCTTCTGACGAGCTACTGCAAAG ACTGAAGAGCATCCGGTCACTTCAGAGCTAA